TGGGCGGACATGGAAGCGGCCGGCCTGACGATCAAGACAGAACCGTACACGACGAACGTGCCACGCGCCGAGCGCGGCGGCGAAATCGTGGAGCCGCTGATGTCAACCCAGTGGTTTGTGCGCATCCAGCCGCTGGCCGAGCAGGCCGTGCGCGCCGTGCGCGAGGGGCGCATCCAGATCATCCCGGAGCGGTTCGAGAAAGTATACTTTAACTGGCTGGAGAACATCAAAGACTGGTGCATCAGCCGCCAGCTCTGGTGGGGTCACCGCGTGCCGGTCTGGTACTGCGACGCCTGCGGCCACATCTTCACCGCCCGCGAAGACCCGGTGCAGTGCGAAAAATGTCACAGCGACCGCATCCGGCAGGACGAGGACGTGCTCGACACCTGGTTCTCGTCGGGACTCTGGCCGTTCAGCACGCTCGGCTGGCCCGACGACACGGACGACCTGCGCACCTACTACCCGACCGACGTGATGGAGACCGGCTACGACATCCTGTTCTTCTGGGTGGCGCGCATGATCATGTCCGGCCTGGAGTTCACCGAGGAGCCCCCGTTCCACACCGTGTATCTGCATGGTCTGGTGCGCGACGAGCAGGGCCGCAAGATGAGCAAGACACTCAACAATGTGGTCAACCCGCTGACCGTCATGGACGAGTACGGCACCGACGCGCTGCGCTTCACGCTACTGACGAGTAGCACGCCGGGCAACGACCTGAACCTGGCGATCAGCCGCGTGGCCTCCAACCGCAACTTCGCCAACAAGATCTGGAACGCGGCGCGCTTCGTGGTGGGCCACCTGCGCAGCCACACACCCGAAAACCACGAGCCGTTCGTCGAGTCGTACGACCTGCCGTCGCGCTGGATCCGCTCGCGCTTTGAGAGCGTGGCCGCCGACGTGACGCGACTGATGGAAGACTACCAGTTCGGCCAGGCGGGGCAACTGGCGTATGACTTCGTCTGGGGCGAGTTCTGCGACTGGTACGTGGAGATCAGCAAGCTGGCGCTTAACGGCGATGATCTGGCCGCAAAGCACAACACGCTAACGACGCTCGTACAGGTGCTGGACGGCTCGCTGCGACTGCTGCATCCGTTCGTGCCGTTCGTGACCGAAGAGGTCTGGGGCCACCTGCGCGAGGCCGGCGGCGACCTGACACAGGACTGGCCGCCCGCGCTGATGATCGCCCAGTGGCCGCAGGGCAGCATCGACGTAGCAGACACCGACGCCGAGTCGCATATGGCGCTCGTGATCGACATCGTGCGCAGCATCCGCAATGCGCGCACCGACTATAAGCTCGATCCGAACCGCAAGATTGGCGCGACCATAGTTGTCGGCGACTTGCACAACGAGTTGGTGCCGTATGCGGAGATGATCGCACGCCTCGGCGGCCTCGACGACGAGAAGTTGTACATCGAGGCGACTTTGCCTGAGAAGCCTGCGAAGTCGCTGGCGCTGGTGGTGCGCGGCGCCGAGGTCTTCCTGGCGCTTGATGAGCTAGTCGACGTGAACAAGGAGCGCGAGCGTCTTGAAAAAGAGATCAAACAGGCCGAGGCCGACATCTTCAAAACGGAGAAGCTGTTGAGCGGCGACTTCGCCGGGCGGGCGCCCGCCGCCGTGGTGGAGAAGGAGCGCGCGAAGCTGGTCGATACGCGCGACCGCCGCGAAAAGCTGCTGGCGCGCCTGAAGGGGCTGGACTAGAGCGTTTGCTGGAATATATCGATACGCGATCTGCGCGGTTGGCAAGATTTCTCAGGCACTACGTGCCTTCGAAATGACAATACGCGCGGGGTTGTCATTTCGAAGCTGCGCCGCAGCTGAGAAATCTCGGCCGCGCCTTGCCGACCGCTAGCGGTTTCGGCTTGTTCGTGAATCCGCTCTGCGAAGTACACTGTATCCACGCTGCAAGCAAGCAGCGCGCCGCCCAATCAATCGGGCGGCGCGCTATTCTTACTGTCTGCTCGTCATGCCCGCGAAAGCGGGCATCCAGAGATGTTGCTCCTGGGCTCCCGCTTTCGCGGGAGCGACGCTGTGTGGCTCTTACACTGTTTTGGATTGATTATGTTCCTCGAAATTGTCATGCTGAGCGCGAACACAATACCACCGCCGTTCGACCAGCGACGCGCGCGAAGCATCTGAGTTGAAGCATTTCAGAGCGTTTCTCAGAATGAACTGATACGTAACACCTGTCATTCCCGCGAAAGCGGGAATCCAGAGCTCCTGAGTGCCAAATCTTCCTGTGGCAATTGGCCTACCATAGGCGGTTCACGAACCGCCCCTACGCCAAGGAATAGCCGGGCGGCAGTCATATCGGCTGTTTCTGCTATCCGCGCTAGGTGCTTCGCGCGCCGCTCCATTCTTTACGAAATACCGTGCGCCGTTTCTCCCGCGCGCACCGCTTCCTGGGCCATCGCGCGCACATCCTCGTTCGGGTCTTCGAGCAGGCGGCGCAGATGCCCCATGGTCGAGTCGATGTTGCCCACGTTTTTCGCGATGCGATAGAGCGCCCAGGCGCCCATTTGCCGCACACCGGGCTCGGGGTCGACCAAGGTATCGTTCAGTTGCGGCAGCGCCGCGCGCACGTCGTGCTTGTGCGTCGCCAGGTAGCCGAGCGCGATCGGCGCATCATGCCGTAGTTCCGTCGACACATCCGCCAGCAGTGGCAGCAGTTGCGGGACGAGCACCGTGATGTCGACTCCGTCGCGCGCCGCCGCCACGACCACGCCCATCGCGCCCGTCTTCGTGTCCGCATCGTCAGCCGACAGCAGTTCGCTCAAGGTGGGCCAGTCGCTCACGCGCGTCGCTTCCAGCGCGAGCGACTTGCTGGCCGCGAAGCGCGTGTCGGCATCGGCGCTGGAAAGCAGCGACCGCAGTGCGCCGGTCGCCGCCGAAAGGTCCAGGTTCCGCTCCGCCGCCATCTCAATTCGGCGCAGCGCATCGGCGCGAGTTTCGGCGTCGTCCGCGCGCAGCCCGGCGACAAGCTCGCCCATATCCTGGCGCAGGCGCGCCGTGCCAAGATACTCTAGAAACCGTTCCCAGGCCTTCACCCCAGCTTGCGTGACGAACCCGTCCTCCGCCTGCTCGCGGAAGATGTTGACCTTGGCTTGCATGCTGCTGAGCAGGTCGTTGTTGACCCGCGCGCCTTTTTCGAGCAACTCCTGCGCCACGTCAACGTGCCCGGCGAACGCGGCGTTCATCAGCGGCGTCTTGTCCGCGCCGCCCAGGTTCTCGATATTCGCGCCGCGCTCCAGCAGACGCCGCACGATCTCGCGCTGTCCGGCCTCGGCCGCCTCGTTCAGTGCCGTATCGCCATACTCGTCGCGCGCGTCGATGGCGGCGCCCGCATCAAGCGCGGCGTCCACCGCTGTAAGGTCGCCGGCGGCAGCCGCCCTGTGCAGTTGTTCGACCGCGCGCGCGCTCATGCCCGCTCTTTCCCGATCCAGCCAAGATGTGTGTGGCGAAATGAATCCATGTGCTTTAGCCCATAGCCCACGGCGCGGTCGAGGCTTGAATGTCCCAAGAGGATGAGTGCCGCCGCCTGCACGTCAGACATAACCAGAATCGCACCCGCTGCAAAAAGCGCGACCGCCACGCCCTTGTGGTGTACGAAGTTGTAGGTCAGTGCGCCGCACGTCGCGCCTAGCAGGTACCCGAGCATGCTCAAGTCGGGCGCCAGAAACCAGATTATGTACCACCACCAGTCGTAGCCCATTCCCCATACAAACAACCAAAGACACAAGAACGTCAGCGCCACTTCCTCGAGCTGAATCAATCGCTTCACGGCTTCTCCTTTGCCCGGCAAAATGAATATGCAGCCTGCGATCGTGCCGGCGTGCGCGCGGCGTCATTGTAGCACACTCGGCGATGGCCGACTGTCCTATTGCCAGATAGCGCCTGCTGACGTATCGTAAAGCGGTAGGAGGCATTGGAGGTTATGTCTATGTTTGCTCGCCATCTTTCGACATTCACCGTACCATTAGCTGCCGCGCTTCTGATGTCGATCGCCATCAGAACACCGCCCGCCGCTCGCGCCGATCTGGGCGGTTGCCCGATGTTCCCGCCCAACAACGTCTGGAACGCGCGTGTCGACAATCTGCCGGTACACTCACAGTCGGCCGCCTACATCGCGTCGCTCGGGTCCGCCACCGGCCTGCACCCCGACTTTGGCTCAGGCTACTGGGCAGGTTACCCGATCGGCATGCAGTACGCGACCGTCTACTCGCCCACCCCGTCCATTCCGATCAACTACGTCGAATACGGTAGCCAGAGCGACCCCGGACCGTTCCCCATACCACTTAGCACGCCGGTTGAGGGAGGCAGTTGGTTGACGAATACCGGCGACCGGCATGTACTGGTCGTCAACACATTCGACTGCAAGCTGTACGAACTCTACCACGCCTATGTAAACGGCAACGGCGGATGGGACGCCGGTTCCGGCGCAGTCTTCGATCTCACTCATAACGCCCCGCTGCGACCCGACACGTGGACGTCGGCCGACGCCGCCGGGCTGTCTATTCTGCCCAGCCTGGCGCGTTACGACGAGGTGGCATCGGGCGTCATCACGCACGCGCTGCGCTTCACGGCCAATTGCTCGTCGGGCAACGTCTGGCCGGCGCGGCATCAGGCGCCGTACCGCACCGGCGCCTGCAATCCGCTGCCGCCTATGGGGTTGCGGGTGCGGCTCAAGGCGTCGTACGTCATCAATCCCGCGTGGTCGGCGCAGACCAAAGTCATTCTGACCGCGTTGAAGACGTACGGGCTGATTCTGGCCGACAACGGCAGTTCGTGGTATATCAGCGGCGCGCACAATGCCGGCTGGGTCGACGATGTGCTGGCGCCGGAGCTCAGTAACGTGAAGGGGGCAGACTTCGAGGTGGTGGACAGCGCGCGGCTCATGCTCGACTACAACTCGTGGGCGGCGGCTGTGAATCTCCAGTACCTGCCGGCCATCATCCGGTGACGCGGCGCTATTTCTTGAGCGCGCTCTGCCACTGGTAGAGACGATTGAGTGCCTCCAGCGGCGTCAGCGCTTCCAGATCGAGCGACTTGAGTTCCTCGAGCACGGGGTCTGAGAGGTTGAAGAGCGCGGGCTGCAGCGGGGCCGGCGACCGCTCGCCGCGCACACTACGCGGCTCCGACGACTGGCTTTCCAGATCGTCCATGATCTCCTCGGCGCGATTGATGATCGGGCGGGGCAGTCCCGCCAACTGCGCGACATGGATGCCGTACGAACGATCGGCGCCGCCCGGCACGATCTTGCGCAGGAATGTCACCTTGCCCTCGGCCTCGGACACGGCAACGTTGTAGTTCTTCACGCGCGGCAGCCGGTCGGACAGCGCGATGAGTTCATGGTAGTGTGTGGCGAACAATGTCTTGGCCTGCAGGCGCGGATGATTGTGGATGTGTTCGATGACGGCCCACGCAATCGCCAGCCCGTCGTACGTGCTGGTGCCGCGCCCGATCTCGTCGAGGATCAGCAGGCTGCGCGGCGTGGCATGGTGCAGGATGTTCGCCGTCTCGACCATCTCAACCATGAACGTCGACTGTCCCGCGCTGATGTCGTCCTGCGCGCCCACGCGTGTGAAGATGCGATCTACGATGCCGATGTGCGCCTCATCGGCCGGCACAAACGAACCAATCTGCGCCATCAGCACGATCAGCGCGGTCTGGCGCAGGTACGTCGTCTTGCCGGCCATGTTGGGGCCGGTCAGCACGACCAGTTCGCCGTCGGACAGCCGCGTGTCGTTAGGCACGAACGGCTCTTGCCGCGCGCTCAGTTCGACCACCGGATGCCGCCCGCCGGCGATCAGCAACTCGCGCCCGTCGCTCAACACCGGACGCACATAGCGGTTCAGCACCGCCACCTCGGCCAGCGACAGGCAGACGTCGAGATGCGCCAGCGCATGCGCGGCGGCCAGCAGGTCGCGGCTGCGCACCGCGATCTGCCGCAGCGTCTCGCGGTAGATCTGCCGCTCCAGGTCGAGCGTGCGCTCTTCCGCGTTCAGGATCAGCGTCTCCTGCTCCTTCAGCGCGGGCGTAATGTAGCGCTCGGCGTTCGTCAGCGTCTGCTTGCGAATATAGTCGGAAGGCGCATGCTCGGAGGCCGCCTTGCTGATCTCGATGTAGTAGCCGAAGACCTGGTTGTAGCCGACTTTGAGCGTCTTGATGCCGGTCCGTTCGCGCTCGGTGCGCTCCAGGTTCGCCAGCCACTGCTTCGCTTCGCGCACGGCCTGGCTCACGCCGTCAAGCTCAGCCGAATAGCCGCCACGGATCACGCCGGTATTGTTCATGGTCGCCGGCGGCTCGTCGCTGATCGCCGCCGCAATGGCGGCGGCGGCCTCGCGGGCGGCGGCGACACCGACCGGCGGCACGCTGACGGGCGACGCCGCATCCGCCAGCAGCGCGCGAATCGTCTCCACGCGCTCCAGCCCGGCGCGCAGCGCGTTCATCTCGCGCGGCAGCGCCGCGCCCTGAATGACGCGGTTGACCAGCCGTTCGAGGTCGGTCATGCCCTTGAGTGCCTGCCTCAACTCGGCGCGCCGCATCGCCGCTCCGGCAAAGTGCGCGACTGCATCGAGGCGCGACTCGATTTGCGCGCGGTCGAGCAGCGGCTGGTTGATCCAGGTGTGCAGCAGGCGCGCGCCCATCGGCGTCAGCGTCTGGTCGAGCACGCTGAGCAGGGCGCCGCGCGCATCGCCGCGCATCGAGCGCGTCAGTTCCAGGTTGCGCCGCGTCGCCGCGTCGAGCAACATGTAGCTGTCGGTCGAATAGGCGCGCAGGTCGGTCAATTGCGCCAGCGCGGCCGCCTGCGTGTCTTTGAGGTACTGCACGATCGCGCCGGCGGCCGCCGTCATCGGCGGCGAGCCTGCGATGCCGAAGCCGTCGAGCGTGCCAACCTTGAAATGATCGAGCAGTGCCCGGCGGGCCGTGTCAGCGTCGAAGCGCCATGCCGGGTATGGCGTAACCGTCGCGCCGAATACCGCCAGATCGGCGGGCGCGTGCCATGCGTCGGGGCCACCGGAGACCAAGACCTCGGCCGGGGCCAGTCGCTCCAGTTCGCGAACCAGCGCGCCACGCGCGTCGGACCCCGCAAACTGCGTCGCCGCAAACTCGCCGGTCGTGATATCGCAGAACGCCAGGGCGCAGCGCTCGCCGATCGCCACGGCCGCCAGGTAGTTGTTTCTCCGCGCGTCGAGCATCGACGCCTCGACGACCGTGCCCGGCGTCACCACGCGCACCACCTCGCGCGGCATCAGGCCATCCTGCGGGTCGGTGCCGGTCTGCTCGGCGATGGCGACCTTGTAGCCCTTCGCGATCAGCCGCGCCAGGTAGTTCTCTGCCGCATGGTGCGGCACGCCTGCCATCGGAATACGCTCGCCCTTCGCCACCGGGCGTGACGTCAGCACGACGTCGAGCTCGCCCGCCACCAGGCGCGCGTCGTCGTCGAACGTCTCGTAGAAGTCGCCCAGTCGGAAGAAGACGATAACGTCGGGGTACTGCTTCTTGATGTTGAGGTACTGCTGGCGTATCGGCGTGGTCATCGCTGGCTATGATAACCGATAGGCGCGAACGCGCCAACTCAGAGGGCGTTGCGCTGGTTGTTGCATTCAGAGGCATGCGTACTCGGGCGCATCCGGGTGCAACTGCGCCCACGTAAGCGCATGGCCCCGGCGTCTGGCGCGTGCAAGCCGGCGGGCCGGACATCGCGCGCGCAAGCGGCGCTCGGTCCGAGCATTCTCATCGCGCTCGACCGCTGATGGCACGACACCCAGTGATTCGCGCAGGCTCTCCGCCGCGCCGAGGCAGATCGCCGCGTGCTCCAGTTTGCCCGCGGCGACGGCAACCGCAGCCAGTTCCCAGAGGCAGTGCAGCCCATCGATGCGAAAGTCCAGGCCGTGGTAAAGTGCCAGCGCCTGCCGGATCAGATCCGCCGCATTGCCTGTGTCGTCGGCGTCGAGCGCGACGCGCGCCTGCCCGCGCATGGCGGTCGCAGCGCCGGACCGGCTGCCCAATTCACGCGCCAGCGTCAGGCTCTCGGCAAACAAGCGGGCGGCTCGCATACGGTCGCCTTCCAGGAGCGAGATGCGGCCTTGCCAACTGAGGGCAAACATCAGGACGTGGAAACGTCCACCAAGTTTCCGCGCGAGGGTTACGCTCTCGTGCAGCATTGACTGCGCGCGGGCGAAGTCGCGGCGGTGCATCGCCACGGCAGCGCCCAGCGTATTGAGGATGTTAGCCGCATCGGCGGCATTGCCGGCCGTGCGCGCCAAGCCCAGCGCCTCCTCAAAACACGCCAGCGCGCGAGCGGCGCGACCGCGATCCTTCGCGATCAGGCCTAGCGCATAGAGGACGTGGGCGAGGTTCTTTTGGTCGTTCAGCGTGCGAAGCAAACGCAGACTCTCGCGCAAGCAGCGGTCCGCCCCGGGCAGATCATATTGCTCACGCGCGATGCGGCCCAGACTAGCCAAAGCCATTGCGACGCCAGCGCGGTCGGCATCCTTTCGACGCAGCATGAGGCACTCTTGTTGCAAAGCCAGGGCGCGGTCAAAATCCGCCTGGAGCCGCGCCAGTTCACCCGTCGCATACAGGAGTGCTGCCTGTAACCCGCGCGGCAAGTCTCGTCGCCCCGGTGTTCCGACGAGTTGCTCCATCCATGCGCGGCCCGTTTCCACGGGTCCGCGCACGGTCCAAAACGGCGCCAGCGCGATGCACAGGCGAGCGGCGTGCTCGAGTTCATTATGCCCCATCAACCAGGCGAAGGCGGCCTGGAGGTTGTGCGCCTCGGGCGCCAGCCGGTCCAACCAGACGGCCTGCCGCGGGCCGGTCAGTGCCGAGCTTGCTTTTTCCGCCAGCGAGAGGAAGTGGCGTGCGTGGATTCGCCCGGCGGTTTCCAGTTCACCCCGCGCCTGCGCACGTTCGAGCGCAAAGGCTCGGATGGTTTCGAGCAGCGTGAAGCGCGCCGCGCGATTGGACATCTCCCGTTGCAGCAAGCTCACGCGCACCAGCGTCTCACGCGCCGCACGTCGTCCGGCCACGTCGCGCGTCAGCGCATTGATCGTCGCGGACGTGCCGCCGCCGGCCACCACCGCGAGGCGGAGAAAGACCGTCTGCGTTGCCGCATCCAGCCGATCGTGGCTCCAGGCGATGGCATCCAGAAGCGTTTGCTGGCGAGCGGGCAAGTCGCGCAGACCACCCGCTCGCAAGAGCGGCGCGCCGCGTGCGCGCGCCAGCATCTGTCGCGGCGTGAGCCGGTCGCCGCGCGCGGCGACCAATTCGATGGCGAGCGGCAGGCCGTCCAACCGTGCGCACAACAACGCCAGCGCCGGCGCGTTGCGGGCGCTCACCGTGAAGCCAGGATTGACCGCCCGCAACCGCTCAACGAACAGCGCCACGGCCGGGTAGCGGACGATCGCGCCGGCGTCCATGTCGCTGACGTCGGCGGGCACGGCCAGCGGCGGCACTCGCCATAGCTGCTCCGCGCGTACCGCCAGCGGTGCGCGGCTGGTCGCCAGCACCGTCAGACGTGGACAAGCGCTCAACAATTCCGCGAGCGCCGCCGCCGCCCCCAGCACATGTTCGCAGTTGTCGAGCAGTAACAGGAGGCGACGCTCCCGCAAAGCAACGGCTATGCTCTCCCCCAGCGCGATACCGACCCGTGTTGCGATGCCCAGCGCGTGCGCAATGGCGGGCATTACTTGGGACGCATCCTGGAGCGGGGCGAGCGACACGTAGCATACCCTGCCGCCAAACTCGGCGCTCAGGCCGTCTGCGGCTTCGATTGCGAGGCGGGTCTTGCCGATACCTGGCGGGCCGACAAGCGTCAACAGGCGTGTAGCCCCCGCCCTAAGGCGTTCGCGAACGGCGGCAAGTTCGGCGCCACGGCCGATCAGCGGTGTCGGCGGTGCGGGCAGGTTACCGTAGTGTGGAAAGGCCGCGCCCCACGCGTTTCCCGCCGGCGGCGCGCCCCAACGTCCGGAGCGGGCGAACGTGATGAATGCCTCGTGTTCAACCTCCGGCACCCGCAGGCAGTCGACGATCCGCGCCGCCATCTGCCTGGAGGGGCGACGGTCATCCGCCTCCAGTTTCTGCACGGCGATCAGCGAGCAGCCGACGAGCTCGGCCAGTTCGACCTGGGTCAGATCGAGCACTTTGCGCCGAAGTTTCAGCCACTGACCGAACGTCGTGATGTCCGGCATGCGTGCCCCGTCGGTAATTGCACCACCGCGCGGAAGCCTGTATGGGAAACTGTATGGCGCGCGCGGGCGACAAGCGTGATAGAATGCTGGCAGCATTTTAGCAAAGACCGCGTGACGCGTCCAGCACCTTGGCGCGGTTTGGCGGGGATCGTCCCCGGGAGGCCCACATGCCACGCATTGGAATCGGCCTGTTCCTGGCCCTGATCATCTGTGTGTTAGTGCTGGCTTTGGCCGCCGGCGTATCGGCAACGGCGCCCGCCGCACCGGCGGTCACCGTCGTCCAACTGCTTCCGGTGAAAGACACGTACGTCAATCAGGCTTCCCCCGACACGATCTATAGTGATAGCGCTTTCTTGAGTGTCGAGTACGATGAGTTTCTCAAGCAGTCTTTCTCACTGCTCCAGTTTGACCTGTCCGTCATCCCCGCCGGATCGGAGATCACCAGCGCCGTGCTCAAACTGTACCTGAGCGCCGCCGACTTCGGCAACGAGGTGCTTGCCGTACACCGTGTAAGCGATGCCTGGACGAACACCGCAACATGGAACACGCGCCCGGCCTTCACCGCCACCGAATATGCGACCCGCACGATTGGCACGACCATCAACTACAGCTACACCTGGCAAATTGCTTTACTGGTAGACCGCTGGCGCAACAACAGCATCACATATCCCAACAATGGCCTCGCACTCGTCGGCCGCAACAACGGCGGCACATGGTACCGCACTTTCGGCAGCTACCAGGGCACACACAGGCCCGTGCTCGTCGTCAGCTACAACCCGCCAACGCCGACGCCGACGCGTACGCACACGCCGACGCAGACACCGACAGCCACCTCGACGGCGACGCTCACCCCCACACCCACGCAAACCAATACACCAACCCAAACGCCCACGGGCACACGCTCACCCACCGCCACGCCAACCAATACGGATACGCCCACGACAACGCCGACGCCAACGGCGACGCCAACTCAGACTCATACGCCGACCAACACGCCCACGCCGACGCCGACACCAACCACGGTGCTACTTGGCTCGATCGGCGACTTTGTCTGGCACGACGCCGATCGTGATGGCGTTCAGGACGCTGGCGAGGATGGACTATCGGGGGTGCGGATCGACCTCATCCAGAGCGCCGTTGTCCTTGATACCGTGTTCACTGACGCTGGCGGCTACTATTCGTTTGTGGGCCTGGCCGCCGGGGCCTACACGCTGGCGCTTGACCCGTGGACCCTGCCACCCGGCTACAGTCTGACCAGCGGAACGGAACCGCGGGTCGTGGTACTCGGAAGCGGGGAGAACCTGACCAGCGTGGACTTCGGGTACGCAGCGGCGCCAACCCCGCCACCCCCGCCACCGTCGACCGTCGATCTGCAGTATGTCGATATGGAGGTACTGCAGGTGGTCGACAACGCGCGACTGGTCGCCGGCAAGCAGACCGTCGTGCGCGTCTACGTCGGTGTGAGCGGGACGGCACTGCCCGTCAACAACGTGCGCGGGCGACTGATGCGCGTCGGCATCGACACCTGGAACACGGCTTTGCGCTCGGACAACGCCATCACGATAGACCCAATCGTCGATCCTTACCTGGGCAACCGCGATGACTTCGGGCACACGCTCAATTTCACACTGCCCGACGACTGGCCGACCGGCGCATACTGGGTAAATGTGTGGGTCAACTACGCTCCGGGCATCGACGAATGCACCCTGTGCGGCGACAATAATGTTGGCAGCCGCTGGCTGTATTTCTTCGACCGCACGCCACTGAATGTATACATACCTCGCGTGCGGGTCATCACCGACTCCATCGGCAGCAGCCTGATACCGTCCCGAACGATGCGACTCGAGACGAGTGAATGGACCCGGCAGGTGTATCCCGTGCCCGATCTGCGCGTATGGACACTGCCCGTCATTTCAACAAGCGGCAACTTCAGCACCACCAAAGCCGCCGGCACGTGCAGCGACGGCTTTGATCAACTGCTGGACGACCTGCTGGAAATCAAGGCCGATAACGACGAGCCGTTTGCGAACATGCAGTACTACGCGATCATGCACCCCGATGTCGTCTCCAACAACGGCGGCTGTGCATCGGGCGGCGTCAGCGCCGGTAAGGTC
This sequence is a window from Chloroflexota bacterium. Protein-coding genes within it:
- a CDS encoding valine--tRNA ligase, which produces MSEMPKAYDFKASEQRLYEWWWRNGWFKPESATDPEAEPFTIAIPPPNVTGELHIGHAMFVSIEDLMVRFQRMRGKRALWIPGTDHASIATQLQVEKMLREEGASREAVGRDEFLRRAWQWKEKYGGLITNQLRRLGASCDWDRERFTMDPGLSRAVREAFVRLYEKGMIYRGTYLINWSPGLKTAVSDLEVEYSEEQVTLYYFKYPIAGGGFIPVATVRPETILGDTALAVHPEDERYAAYIGRKALVPILNREIPVIADEAVSREFGTGALKITPGHDPVDYEVGKRHNLPVISAMNPDATMNDAAGPYKGLDRFECRKRIWADMEAAGLTIKTEPYTTNVPRAERGGEIVEPLMSTQWFVRIQPLAEQAVRAVREGRIQIIPERFEKVYFNWLENIKDWCISRQLWWGHRVPVWYCDACGHIFTAREDPVQCEKCHSDRIRQDEDVLDTWFSSGLWPFSTLGWPDDTDDLRTYYPTDVMETGYDILFFWVARMIMSGLEFTEEPPFHTVYLHGLVRDEQGRKMSKTLNNVVNPLTVMDEYGTDALRFTLLTSSTPGNDLNLAISRVASNRNFANKIWNAARFVVGHLRSHTPENHEPFVESYDLPSRWIRSRFESVAADVTRLMEDYQFGQAGQLAYDFVWGEFCDWYVEISKLALNGDDLAAKHNTLTTLVQVLDGSLRLLHPFVPFVTEEVWGHLREAGGDLTQDWPPALMIAQWPQGSIDVADTDAESHMALVIDIVRSIRNARTDYKLDPNRKIGATIVVGDLHNELVPYAEMIARLGGLDDEKLYIEATLPEKPAKSLALVVRGAEVFLALDELVDVNKERERLEKEIKQAEADIFKTEKLLSGDFAGRAPAAVVEKERAKLVDTRDRREKLLARLKGLD
- a CDS encoding ankyrin repeat domain-containing protein, translated to MSARAVEQLHRAAAAGDLTAVDAALDAGAAIDARDEYGDTALNEAAEAGQREIVRRLLERGANIENLGGADKTPLMNAAFAGHVDVAQELLEKGARVNNDLLSSMQAKVNIFREQAEDGFVTQAGVKAWERFLEYLGTARLRQDMGELVAGLRADDAETRADALRRIEMAAERNLDLSAATGALRSLLSSADADTRFAASKSLALEATRVSDWPTLSELLSADDADTKTGAMGVVVAAARDGVDITVLVPQLLPLLADVSTELRHDAPIALGYLATHKHDVRAALPQLNDTLVDPEPGVRQMGAWALYRIAKNVGNIDSTMGHLRRLLEDPNEDVRAMAQEAVRAGETAHGIS
- a CDS encoding DUF4260 domain-containing protein, which translates into the protein MKRLIQLEEVALTFLCLWLFVWGMGYDWWWYIIWFLAPDLSMLGYLLGATCGALTYNFVHHKGVAVALFAAGAILVMSDVQAAALILLGHSSLDRAVGYGLKHMDSFRHTHLGWIGKERA
- the mutS gene encoding DNA mismatch repair protein MutS is translated as MTTPIRQQYLNIKKQYPDVIVFFRLGDFYETFDDDARLVAGELDVVLTSRPVAKGERIPMAGVPHHAAENYLARLIAKGYKVAIAEQTGTDPQDGLMPREVVRVVTPGTVVEASMLDARRNNYLAAVAIGERCALAFCDITTGEFAATQFAGSDARGALVRELERLAPAEVLVSGGPDAWHAPADLAVFGATVTPYPAWRFDADTARRALLDHFKVGTLDGFGIAGSPPMTAAAGAIVQYLKDTQAAALAQLTDLRAYSTDSYMLLDAATRRNLELTRSMRGDARGALLSVLDQTLTPMGARLLHTWINQPLLDRAQIESRLDAVAHFAGAAMRRAELRQALKGMTDLERLVNRVIQGAALPREMNALRAGLERVETIRALLADAASPVSVPPVGVAAAREAAAAIAAAISDEPPATMNNTGVIRGGYSAELDGVSQAVREAKQWLANLERTERERTGIKTLKVGYNQVFGYYIEISKAASEHAPSDYIRKQTLTNAERYITPALKEQETLILNAEERTLDLERQIYRETLRQIAVRSRDLLAAAHALAHLDVCLSLAEVAVLNRYVRPVLSDGRELLIAGGRHPVVELSARQEPFVPNDTRLSDGELVVLTGPNMAGKTTYLRQTALIVLMAQIGSFVPADEAHIGIVDRIFTRVGAQDDISAGQSTFMVEMVETANILHHATPRSLLILDEIGRGTSTYDGLAIAWAVIEHIHNHPRLQAKTLFATHYHELIALSDRLPRVKNYNVAVSEAEGKVTFLRKIVPGGADRSYGIHVAQLAGLPRPIINRAEEIMDDLESQSSEPRSVRGERSPAPLQPALFNLSDPVLEELKSLDLEALTPLEALNRLYQWQSALKK
- a CDS encoding AAA family ATPase codes for the protein MPDITTFGQWLKLRRKVLDLTQVELAELVGCSLIAVQKLEADDRRPSRQMAARIVDCLRVPEVEHEAFITFARSGRWGAPPAGNAWGAAFPHYGNLPAPPTPLIGRGAELAAVRERLRAGATRLLTLVGPPGIGKTRLAIEAADGLSAEFGGRVCYVSLAPLQDASQVMPAIAHALGIATRVGIALGESIAVALRERRLLLLLDNCEHVLGAAAALAELLSACPRLTVLATSRAPLAVRAEQLWRVPPLAVPADVSDMDAGAIVRYPAVALFVERLRAVNPGFTVSARNAPALALLCARLDGLPLAIELVAARGDRLTPRQMLARARGAPLLRAGGLRDLPARQQTLLDAIAWSHDRLDAATQTVFLRLAVVAGGGTSATINALTRDVAGRRAARETLVRVSLLQREMSNRAARFTLLETIRAFALERAQARGELETAGRIHARHFLSLAEKASSALTGPRQAVWLDRLAPEAHNLQAAFAWLMGHNELEHAARLCIALAPFWTVRGPVETGRAWMEQLVGTPGRRDLPRGLQAALLYATGELARLQADFDRALALQQECLMLRRKDADRAGVAMALASLGRIAREQYDLPGADRCLRESLRLLRTLNDQKNLAHVLYALGLIAKDRGRAARALACFEEALGLARTAGNAADAANILNTLGAAVAMHRRDFARAQSMLHESVTLARKLGGRFHVLMFALSWQGRISLLEGDRMRAARLFAESLTLARELGSRSGAATAMRGQARVALDADDTGNAADLIRQALALYHGLDFRIDGLHCLWELAAVAVAAGKLEHAAICLGAAESLRESLGVVPSAVERDENARTERRLRARCPARRLARARRRGHALTWAQLHPDAPEYACL